The proteins below come from a single Corynebacterium glyciniphilum AJ 3170 genomic window:
- a CDS encoding peptidylprolyl isomerase, whose product MSDNSSRRDAALKNLDKELKSRSRREKMRPLGVTLATLVVLVGLVGGIWYAATRGGDDETDTLADDALNEETTAPEEPQGPQECAYTESGEAAREASAPDAENLREDGTSDVTLATNKGDITVTVDYAQAPCAANNFENLASQDYYNDTVCHRVVVNDGMKILQCGDPSGDGAGGPGYTFPDEYPVWNEDGEKVEDEGLYTRGVLAMANGGENTNGSQFFLVDDETQLPNDYTIFGTISEDGLSTLDSIIEENEGENQDNNGDGAPVDEVRIETATVDA is encoded by the coding sequence TTGTCCGACAACTCCTCCCGCCGCGATGCGGCACTCAAGAATCTCGACAAGGAACTGAAGTCGCGGTCTCGCCGCGAGAAGATGCGTCCCCTCGGCGTCACACTGGCCACGTTGGTGGTCCTTGTCGGCCTGGTCGGTGGGATCTGGTACGCCGCCACCCGTGGCGGCGACGATGAGACGGACACTCTCGCCGATGACGCCCTCAACGAGGAGACCACTGCGCCTGAGGAACCCCAGGGTCCCCAGGAGTGCGCGTACACCGAGTCCGGGGAAGCAGCCCGTGAAGCCTCTGCCCCCGACGCCGAGAATCTCCGTGAAGACGGCACCTCGGACGTCACCCTGGCCACAAACAAGGGCGACATCACCGTCACGGTGGACTACGCCCAGGCTCCGTGTGCCGCCAACAACTTCGAGAACCTCGCCTCACAGGACTACTACAACGACACCGTCTGCCACCGCGTGGTGGTCAACGACGGCATGAAGATCCTGCAGTGCGGTGACCCCTCCGGCGACGGTGCCGGCGGGCCCGGCTACACCTTCCCCGACGAGTACCCCGTCTGGAACGAGGACGGGGAAAAGGTCGAGGACGAGGGCCTGTACACACGCGGCGTACTGGCGATGGCCAATGGTGGAGAGAACACCAACGGATCGCAGTTCTTCCTCGTCGACGACGAGACCCAGCTGCCCAACGACTACACGATCTTCGGCACCATCTCCGAGGACGGGCTGTCCACCCTGGACTCCATCATCGAGGAGAACGAGGGCGAGAACCAGGACAACAACGGTGACGGCGCACCGGTCGACGAGGTCCGCATCGAGACCGCGACGGTCGACGCCTGA